In Pseudomonas grandcourensis, the DNA window GACAGGCAATTTCCACAAGACACTCCCATTTGTATTGATTATTGAGTCGAGCGAGCAAAAAGACTGCCGAACTCTAGCGACTCGGGCCTGCCTGCGCAACGCAGAGGATGCCCCGGCCCATGCAGCTTTTTGTTACCATCGACCCCATATAGAGCGCCCAGCGCCACCGACCTGTAGGAAGCCGCCCTGATGAGCCCAACGTTCGACGTCGTGGAACTCGCCACGACTTATGCCAACAAGTCCGCACAGGACATTCTGAAACTCGCTTTTGCCGAGTTCGGCGATGACCTGTGGATATCTTTCAGCGGCGCCGAAGACGTGGTGCTGGTGGACATGGCCTGGAAGCTGAACAAGAACGTCAAGGTGTTCAGCCTCGACACCGGCCGCTTGCATCCCGAGACCTACCGCTTCATCGATCAGGTGCGCGAGCACTACAAGATCGACATCGAACTGGTGTCGCCGGACTACACGAAACTTGAACCGTTCGTGAAGGAAAAAGGCCTGTTCAGCTTCTACAAGGACGGCCATGGCGAATGCTGCGGCATCCGCAAGATCGAGCCGCTACGCCGCAAGCTCTCTGGCGTGAAGGCCTGGGCCACCGGCCAGCGTCGGGACCAGAGCCCCGGTACCCGCAGCGCCGTCGCGGTGATGGAAATCGACACCGCGTTCTCCACCCCGGAACGCACCCTGTACAAGTTCAACCCGCTGGCACAAATGACCAGCGAAGAGATCTG includes these proteins:
- a CDS encoding phosphoadenylyl-sulfate reductase, producing MSPTFDVVELATTYANKSAQDILKLAFAEFGDDLWISFSGAEDVVLVDMAWKLNKNVKVFSLDTGRLHPETYRFIDQVREHYKIDIELVSPDYTKLEPFVKEKGLFSFYKDGHGECCGIRKIEPLRRKLSGVKAWATGQRRDQSPGTRSAVAVMEIDTAFSTPERTLYKFNPLAQMTSEEIWGYIRMLELPYNSLHERGFISIGCEPCTRPVLPNQHEREGRWWWEEATQKECGLHAGNIISKG